The sequence below is a genomic window from Acropora palmata chromosome 5, jaAcrPala1.3, whole genome shotgun sequence.
ACATAACAATATCGAGGCTAAAATTTCCGAAATTTTGAGAATATGATAAGAATGTACCCGAGGCTGCGAAGTCTTCAGAATATACTTTTGCATGTTGAGGACTTCTAAAGTACAATGAAATCTATATAGGTGAAAAGGTAAGACATACTTTTCTCCGTAATCCGCTAAGAATAGTCATAGCTATATTTCAGCCTTAAATCAGCAGAAATATACTCTAGCCTAGGGCTTAAGACCGCTATTCTTATACAAAAAAGAGGGCAACAGTATAAACCTTCGCGTCCACAATTGCGATGATTTTAATACGTGTAATTTCTAAATTTTCAGAGCGTGGACCGTTAATATAATAAAGAAAGGCAATGCGGAAGAGCTTTTGGTGGCTTTTATTGGAAATACACTTTTGACGGAGAGATTGATATTCGTGGATCATTATGTAAATCCTCAGGTACGAAAGTTAAATTAGCTCTCACGTTGAAGGCACCCAACACAAGAAGTTAATTGAAGTTCTCATTTAATGATATGTTGTTTCCTTGAACTTTGGAATTTTTTCTATGACGAAATTCGATGTTAGTCGTATAATcgttttcatattttgttgtttgccTATAGCTGGCATAACAACTTGCATTCAATGAGGTCACCTTGGACTCTCGTAAAAGACAAAGCCAGCTCACGATTTTGCTATGTCCGCAAAATTGCCAACGAGAATCTTACATAACATCGCGATACCTGTAgcttggaaaaaaatacaaaaaaggaGGTGTCGAGATC
It includes:
- the LOC141880477 gene encoding uncharacterized protein LOC141880477 isoform X2 codes for the protein MNQFNAASNWKLAWTVNIIKKGNAEELLVAFIGNTLLTERLIFVDHYVNPQIKRGDKWPLATRP